In Microbacterium binotii, one DNA window encodes the following:
- a CDS encoding MFS transporter has protein sequence MPEALDLLPDAAELTRIRRRTLWLLSSGQILGGIAFGATISLGAILATELSGDEAFSGWATAAVTLGAAAFAIPLAALARRNGRRPALAAGLSVALVGVLLVIGAVAAASFPLLLAGVVLIGAGQAANLQSRFAAADLATDASRGRDISVVVWATTVGAVLGPNLVGPGQALGDLVGMPPLTGPYLFTIVAQVLAVILYVAALRPDPLVLAQRLVARDAAGAGPRIARADRPVAARYAILAIAASHGTMVAVMAMTPVHLVHHGASLTVVGLTISLHIAGMYALSPVFGILADRIGRVTTVLLGQGLLAASLLVSGLGQNSNIAVTVGLVLLGLGWSASTVAGAALLVETSSEAMRTRRQGRSDLAMNLVGAAGAILAGLILGWIGFGGLAFVTLALVVLVVVASPLARSRRGAA, from the coding sequence ATGCCTGAAGCTCTTGATCTGCTGCCGGATGCGGCGGAGCTGACCCGCATCCGGCGCCGCACGCTGTGGTTGCTCTCATCCGGACAGATCCTCGGCGGCATCGCGTTCGGGGCGACGATCTCGCTCGGCGCGATTCTGGCCACCGAGCTGTCCGGTGACGAGGCGTTCTCCGGCTGGGCGACGGCGGCGGTCACCCTGGGGGCGGCGGCGTTCGCCATCCCGCTCGCGGCCCTCGCCCGTCGGAACGGGCGCCGTCCCGCGCTCGCGGCCGGGCTCTCGGTGGCACTTGTCGGCGTCCTCCTCGTCATCGGGGCGGTGGCGGCCGCATCCTTCCCGCTGCTGCTGGCGGGTGTCGTGCTGATCGGTGCCGGGCAGGCGGCGAACCTGCAGTCGCGTTTCGCCGCGGCCGATCTCGCGACGGATGCGTCGCGCGGTCGTGACATCTCGGTCGTGGTCTGGGCGACGACGGTCGGAGCGGTCCTGGGCCCCAACCTCGTCGGACCGGGACAGGCGCTCGGCGACCTCGTCGGCATGCCGCCGCTGACCGGCCCCTATCTGTTCACGATCGTCGCCCAGGTGCTGGCCGTCATCTTGTACGTCGCCGCCCTACGGCCCGATCCGCTCGTGCTGGCGCAGCGCCTGGTCGCCAGGGATGCGGCGGGCGCGGGCCCTCGGATTGCACGCGCCGACCGGCCCGTGGCCGCGCGGTACGCGATCCTCGCGATCGCCGCCTCTCACGGCACGATGGTCGCCGTCATGGCCATGACGCCCGTGCACCTCGTCCACCACGGTGCGAGCCTCACCGTCGTCGGGCTCACCATCAGCCTGCACATCGCCGGGATGTACGCCCTGTCGCCGGTGTTCGGCATCCTCGCCGACCGGATCGGTCGGGTGACGACGGTTCTGCTGGGACAGGGGCTGCTGGCCGCATCGTTGCTGGTGTCAGGACTGGGGCAGAACTCGAACATCGCGGTCACCGTCGGCCTCGTGCTCCTCGGACTCGGTTGGAGCGCCTCGACCGTGGCGGGCGCGGCGCTGCTCGTGGAGACCAGCAGCGAGGCGATGCGCACCCGCAGGCAGGGACGCAGCGACCTCGCGATGAACCTGGTGGGAGCGGCCGGTGCGATCCTGGCCGGACTCATTCTCGGATGGATCGGATTCGGCGGTCTGGCCTTCGTGACCCTCGCGCTCGTGGTGCTCGTGGTGGTGGCGTCTCCGCTGGCGCGCTCGAGACGCGGCGCGGCCTAG